Proteins encoded by one window of Sorex araneus isolate mSorAra2 chromosome 3, mSorAra2.pri, whole genome shotgun sequence:
- the C1QTNF5 gene encoding complement C1q tumor necrosis factor-related protein 5, giving the protein MRPLLALLLLGLAAGSPPLDDNKIPSLCPGHPGLPGTPGHHGGQGLPGRDGRDGRDGAPGAPGEKGEDGRPGLPGPRGDPGPRGEAGPVGIPGPAGECAVPPRSAFSAKRSESREPPQSDAPLPFDRVLVNEQGHYDAATGKFTCRVPGVYYFAVHATVYRASLQFDLVKNGQSIASFFQFFGGWPKPASLSGGTMVRLEPEDQVWVQVGVGDYVGIYASIKTDSTFSGFLVYSDWHNSPVFA; this is encoded by the exons ATGCGGCCACTCCTCGCCCTGCTGCTCCTGGGCCTGGCGGCCGGCTCGCCCCCGCTGGACGACAACAAGATCCCCAGCCTGTGCCCGGGGCACCCCGGCCTTCCAGGCACGCCGGGCCACCACGGCGGCCAGGGCCTGCCGGGCCGAGATGGCCGCGACGGCCGCGACGGCGCGCCCGGGGCTCCGGGAGAGAAAGGCGAGGACGGGAGACCCG GGCTCCCGGGGCCCCGCGGTGACCCTGGGCCTCGGGGCGAGGCGGGACCAGTGGGGATCCCCGGGCCGGCGGGCGAGTGCGCCGTACCCCCGCGCTCCGCCTTCAGCGCCAAGCGCTCCGAGAGCCGCGAGCCCCCGCAGTCCGATGCGCCGCTCCCGTTCGACCGCGTGCTGGTCAACGAGCAGGGCCACTACGACGCGGCCACTGGCAAGTTCACATGCAGGGTGCCCGGCGTCTACTACTTCGCCGTCCACGCCACCGTCTACCGGGCCAGCCTGCAGTTCGACCTGGTCAAGAACGGCCAGTCCATCGCCTCATTCTTCCAGTTTTTCGGGGGGTGGCCCAAGCCTGCCTCGCTCTCTGGGGGTACCATGGTGCGGCTGGAGCCGGAGGACCAGGTGTGGGTacaggtgggtgtgggggattACGTGGGCATCTATGCGAGCATCAAGACTGACAGCACCTTTTCCGGGTTCCTGGTGTATTCCGATTGGCACAACTCCCCCGTGTTTGCCTGA